The region GTGACCGCAAAGAAACTCCTGCCAGTCGTGTCGGTAAGCGTCACTTGTACGTTGGGAATGCCCTGTCCCATCGAGTTCACTAACCTACCCGTGATCTCCGGCAGTTCAGATGCTTCGTCAGTCACGCCGCTGTCGGGCCGGGCTGCTGAAACACACTTGCCAGCCGAACCGGCGTTGTACAACGACAGTATCTCAGCGGCGGAAAGCGCACGATCATAGAACGATAGGTCATCTATTTTTCCTGCGAAGAACCGCGGTTGACCCGTCTGGTTGGTGCTTCCGATCCTAAATGGTGTCGATGTATTATTAGGATTCCCCACTCCAGCCGCAGAACCCACTAAAGAACCGTCAATATAGATCTTTGCGGTGCTGCCATCGTAGGTGCCGGCAACGTGATGCCATGTGTTAAGGGCCAACCCCTGCCCAACAGCGGTTACCCGCGTCCCGTCAGTAAAAAATAATGTAAATCTTAATTCGTCGCCGACAACCTGGAATAGGTAATCACGCAGCCCATTTGTGTTATCGTCTTTTGCGACAATTATGCTTCCGCCTGATTTGTAACTACTCAGGTTTACCCATGCCTCGATCGTCAAGCGATTAGGATTTAACGTGCTTGCATCAGGCACGTTAACAAAATCATCGATCCCGTCAAAACTAAAGGCCTGTCCGACCTTGCCTGCGGAGATAGAGGCTCCGTTCATCGGTGTGCCATGGCTCCGACCAAAATGATCATTCGCGTTTCCCTCACCCCGCCAAAACGAGATCAGTCTTGAGGGCATCGAGACGCATATTGGCGGTGTGGCCGTCGGAGTGCTGGTTGGTGTGTTGGCAGTGGTTTGTAACGATACCCCGTTTGAGTTGCTGCCAATGCCGAGATAATTGTAGCCCCGGACGCGGTAATAATAGGTCGTGTTCGAGTTCAAGCCCGAAACTTCCCGACTCAGCAGCATGCCGGGACTATTGCCAACATCAAGGCTATTGTAACCGGGAACAAATGCGGTGAAACTTGAGTTTGTTGATACGTCTAGCAGATAGCCGTCCGAACCGCCAGTCATCCGCCAGTTCGCTGTGAAGCTATACCTCGTAATGTTTGTTGCCGGATAGGCAAGGGGCGAAGCCGGTGGCATGTGGGGGCTGGGACTCGCCGTTGCTGTGTTTGTGGGTGTTTTTGTGGCCGTTCTTGTAGGTGTGGCCGTGCTCGTTGGTGTATACGTGGGTGTATTGGAAGGAGTGCCAGTCGAGGTTCTAGTTGGCGTATTTGTTACCGTCGGTGAGGACGATGATGTAATCACAGAGATAGTATTTGAGTTGCCAGTTGTGCCGGCAACATTGTAGGCACGTACGCGGTAGAAATACGTTGTATTTGGACTCAGTCCGGTAACACTCTCGTTGATTGCATTACCGACATTGAGATTGTTGTAACC is a window of Chloracidobacterium sp. DNA encoding:
- a CDS encoding fibronectin type III domain-containing protein, which codes for MKKNINTRAFCFNVRGYYAAAALAVILTISGIGMSQTGGSVSIFGLPASDTLGLGYPFGVAEATTAILYDQTSGNSGQKTDSTDFSLISGPPTWNLYREVADDFVVPSGTVWNITQVNVVGSWYVNSSSAPIGLNVRFYTNSIQNLPGNVVCSPGGTVIAGAATGSFNIQLSNGCSLSAGKYWLSVQVVGKTNSSNNVSREWGWNDRTQQSNSAAAFVQRNGNQTCQQGWHVKMTSNCWGPSNRPDNIFQLLGTATTAPTANQATNITTNSFTANWSSSPGATGYRLDVSTNGNFSSFVGGYNNLNVGNAINESVTGLSPNTTYFYRVRAYNVAGTTGNSNTISVITSSSSPTVTNTPTRTSTGTPSNTPTYTPTSTATPTRTATKTPTNTATASPSPHMPPASPLAYPATNITRYSFTANWRMTGGSDGYLLDVSTNSSFTAFVPGYNSLDVGNSPGMLLSREVSGLNSNTTYYYRVRGYNYLGIGSNSNGVSLQTTANTPTSTPTATPPICVSMPSRLISFWRGEGNANDHFGRSHGTPMNGASISAGKVGQAFSFDGIDDFVNVPDASTLNPNRLTIEAWVNLSSYKSGGSIIVAKDDNTNGLRDYLFQVVGDELRFTLFFTDGTRVTAVGQGLALNTWHHVAGTYDGSTAKIYIDGSLVGSAAGVGNPNNTSTPFRIGSTNQTGQPRFFAGKIDDLSFYDRALSAAEILSLYNAGSAGKCVSAARPDSGVTDEASELPEITGRLVNSMGQGIPNVQVTLTDTTGRSFFAVTNGFGFYRLGDLELGQTYTISAASGNYSFIPLTVSITDQSIDVDMIAEQ